One Curtobacterium sp. MCLR17_007 DNA window includes the following coding sequences:
- a CDS encoding Type 1 glutamine amidotransferase-like domain-containing protein: MSIHLVGGGSFADSDAAAPFLAEATARAAAVGRSAPRVGLLSVSGVDGATPSSTPDIASVLAETADVLVTEVAPGQPFTTSVLSDVDALVIGGGRTPDYLDAIAPLVDQIRLLVSDGLPYLGYSAGAMIAADRALVGGWRVGGVEVCPEDASEGLDEVELREGLGLVDLTIDVHAVQAGTLARLVASAEAEFVTAGLAIDEDTVLVVGEGALEVRGSGSVWRVVAGDESVSVATMGA; encoded by the coding sequence GTGAGCATCCACCTGGTCGGTGGCGGGTCATTCGCCGACTCCGACGCCGCAGCACCCTTCCTCGCCGAGGCCACCGCACGCGCAGCCGCCGTCGGCCGCAGTGCGCCGCGCGTCGGCCTGCTCTCGGTCAGCGGTGTGGACGGCGCGACGCCGTCCTCGACGCCGGACATCGCCTCGGTGCTCGCCGAGACGGCGGACGTCCTCGTCACCGAGGTCGCACCGGGCCAGCCCTTCACCACGTCGGTGCTCAGCGACGTCGACGCCCTGGTGATCGGCGGTGGCCGCACGCCGGACTACCTCGACGCGATCGCCCCGCTCGTCGACCAGATCCGTCTGCTCGTCTCCGACGGCCTGCCCTACCTCGGCTACTCCGCCGGCGCGATGATCGCCGCCGACCGTGCCCTGGTCGGCGGCTGGCGGGTCGGCGGCGTCGAGGTCTGCCCCGAGGACGCGTCGGAAGGCCTCGACGAGGTGGAGCTCCGCGAGGGGCTCGGGCTCGTCGACCTGACGATCGACGTGCACGCGGTGCAAGCCGGCACGCTCGCCCGACTCGTGGCGAGCGCCGAGGCCGAGTTCGTGACCGCGGGACTGGCGATCGACGAGGACACCGTGCTCGTCGTGGGCGAGGGTGCACTCGAGGTCCGGGGCTCCGGCAGCGTGTGGCGCGTGGTCGCCGGCGACGAGTCGGTCTCCGTCGCCACCATGGGCGCGTAG
- a CDS encoding phosphoribosyltransferase — protein sequence MPISSEPAESPSPAVVTMTSGPEVLGWLEFGDAARLLAKDVLSAGFEPEVVVAVARGGLIIAGAVAYALGTKECGSINVEFYTDVEQRLEEPVVLAPALDAPSLAGKRVLVVDDVSDSGRTLALVVDIITGAGADVRSACLYSKPGTVLEPDHVWRRVDGWITFPWSALAPVTAES from the coding sequence ATGCCGATCAGCAGCGAACCCGCCGAGTCCCCGTCGCCAGCTGTCGTGACCATGACGAGCGGGCCCGAGGTGCTCGGCTGGCTCGAGTTCGGTGACGCGGCACGGCTGCTCGCGAAGGACGTCCTGTCCGCCGGGTTCGAGCCCGAGGTCGTGGTCGCCGTCGCCCGCGGAGGCCTGATCATCGCCGGGGCCGTCGCCTACGCGCTGGGCACCAAGGAGTGTGGCTCGATCAACGTCGAGTTCTACACCGACGTCGAGCAGCGCCTCGAGGAACCCGTCGTGCTCGCCCCCGCGCTCGACGCCCCGAGCCTGGCGGGCAAGCGGGTCCTGGTCGTCGACGACGTGTCCGACTCCGGCCGGACCCTCGCGCTCGTCGTCGACATCATCACCGGGGCCGGTGCCGACGTGCGCAGCGCCTGCCTGTACTCCAAGCCCGGCACCGTGCTCGAGCCCGATCACGTCTGGCGTCGCGTCGACGGCTGGATCACGTTCCCCTGGAGCGCCCTCGCACCGGTGACGGCCGAGTCGTGA
- a CDS encoding SDR family oxidoreductase, producing the protein MARRVVVTGASSGIGAATVRSFRARGWDVLAVARRADRLAALAEETGAETLVVDVTSADDVAALAAHVAATGGVHALVNNAGGALGSATVEESDVEDWRTMFEVNVIGTKRVIAALLPHLRNGAVASGSADIVTVTSTAGFVSYENGGGYNAAKAAEHALVGALRLELAGEPIRVVEIAPGLVKTDEFALVRFGGDAAKAAAVYDGVEDPLSAEDVAEAIVHSVELPPHVNLDLVTIRPVAQAAQHKLTRGPLTPKA; encoded by the coding sequence ATGGCACGTCGCGTCGTCGTCACGGGAGCGAGCTCCGGCATCGGGGCGGCCACCGTCCGCTCGTTCCGCGCCCGGGGATGGGACGTGCTGGCCGTCGCCCGCCGTGCCGACCGGCTGGCGGCGCTCGCCGAGGAGACGGGGGCCGAGACCCTGGTGGTCGACGTCACCTCGGCGGACGACGTCGCGGCGCTCGCCGCCCACGTCGCGGCGACCGGAGGAGTGCACGCGCTGGTGAACAACGCGGGCGGTGCCCTCGGATCGGCCACGGTCGAGGAGTCCGACGTCGAGGACTGGCGCACGATGTTCGAGGTGAACGTCATCGGCACCAAGCGGGTTATCGCGGCACTGCTGCCCCACCTGCGGAACGGCGCCGTCGCGTCGGGGAGTGCCGACATCGTCACCGTCACGAGCACCGCCGGCTTCGTCTCCTACGAGAACGGCGGCGGCTACAACGCGGCGAAGGCCGCCGAGCACGCGCTGGTCGGAGCGCTCCGCCTGGAGCTCGCGGGGGAGCCGATCCGGGTCGTCGAGATCGCCCCGGGCCTGGTGAAGACGGACGAGTTCGCCCTGGTGCGCTTCGGCGGCGACGCGGCCAAGGCGGCCGCGGTCTACGACGGGGTCGAGGACCCGCTCAGCGCCGAGGACGTCGCCGAGGCCATCGTGCACAGCGTGGAACTGCCGCCGCACGTCAACCTCGACCTGGTCACGATCCGCCCGGTGGCCCAGGCGGCGCAGCACAAGCTGACCCGCGGCCCCTTGACCCCGAAGGCGTAG
- a CDS encoding acyltransferase family protein → MTTEAAPPAPSAPDAVLEPGRAPRRIPMWDTARFLAVTLVVIGHAIQRQTTASEHALALYTFIYAFHMPAFGVISGYFSSADTPTAKRMRRTITDIVVPYIIMQTIWTVVQGIVEGGKKFNPTQPTWTLWFLLALGIFRLILPYLAQLRWPLFWAVVFSIGVGYFDNVDSTLSLSRAISLLPFFLLGWQVKQWGVFDRWYEASRRTVVRVRVAAGVVFLAWAVSCVLWIPQFKEFDLHHWFFYDDSYSGLGEDAWWAGAVRFGLMLLATLLTASFLVLVPRRNVWLTKFGAATMYVYLLHTFVLYPIRESGVLAGPHSAWPFVLLMVAIACAVSLFLAQPFVRRGMKWLLEPNVGWLFRRGAA, encoded by the coding sequence ATGACGACGGAAGCTGCGCCCCCGGCACCCTCGGCTCCGGACGCCGTGCTCGAGCCGGGCCGGGCTCCCCGACGGATCCCGATGTGGGACACCGCGCGGTTCCTGGCGGTCACGCTCGTCGTCATCGGCCACGCGATCCAACGCCAGACGACGGCGAGCGAGCACGCCCTGGCGCTGTACACCTTCATCTACGCGTTCCACATGCCCGCGTTCGGCGTGATCAGCGGGTACTTCTCGTCCGCGGACACCCCGACGGCGAAGCGCATGCGGCGGACGATCACCGACATCGTCGTGCCGTACATCATCATGCAGACGATCTGGACCGTGGTGCAGGGGATCGTCGAGGGTGGCAAGAAGTTCAACCCGACGCAGCCGACGTGGACGCTGTGGTTCCTGCTCGCGCTCGGGATCTTCCGGCTGATCCTGCCGTACCTCGCGCAGCTGCGGTGGCCGCTGTTCTGGGCGGTCGTGTTCAGCATCGGTGTCGGGTACTTCGACAACGTCGACTCCACGCTGTCGCTCTCGCGGGCGATCAGCCTGCTGCCGTTCTTCCTGCTCGGGTGGCAGGTCAAGCAATGGGGTGTGTTCGACCGCTGGTACGAGGCCTCCCGTCGCACGGTCGTCCGGGTGCGGGTCGCCGCCGGCGTGGTGTTCCTGGCGTGGGCCGTGTCCTGCGTGCTGTGGATCCCGCAGTTCAAGGAGTTCGACCTGCACCACTGGTTCTTCTACGACGACTCGTACTCGGGCCTCGGCGAGGACGCGTGGTGGGCCGGCGCCGTCCGGTTCGGGCTGATGCTCCTGGCGACGCTGCTGACGGCGTCGTTCCTGGTGCTGGTCCCCCGGCGGAACGTATGGCTGACGAAGTTCGGTGCGGCGACGATGTACGTCTACCTGCTCCACACCTTCGTGCTCTACCCGATCCGCGAGTCCGGCGTGCTGGCGGGCCCGCACTCGGCGTGGCCATTCGTGCTGCTGATGGTGGCCATCGCCTGCGCCGTGAGCCTGTTCCTGGCGCAGCCGTTCGTCCGGCGCGGCATGAAGTGGTTGCTCGAGCCGAACGTCGGTTGGCTGTTCCGCCGCGGCGCCGCGTAG
- a CDS encoding bifunctional o-acetylhomoserine/o-acetylserine sulfhydrylase — translation MTDNDAAQWRFETTQIHAGAQPDPTTGARATPIYKTTSYVFRDSDHARDLFALATPGNIYSRIMNPTNDVLEQRIAALEGGSGALLVASGQAAETYAVLNIAQAGDHIVSSSSIYGGTYNLFKYTLARLGIETTFVEDQDDPEEWRRAVRPNTKLFFAETIGNPKINVLDITTVAGIAHEAGVPLIVDNTIATPYLIRPFEHGADIVVHSATKFLGGHGTVIGGVIVDGGTFPWSEHPEKFPEFNSPDPSYHGVVFAEAVGNALAYIIKARVQLLRDLGASNSPDTAFALLQGIETLSLRIERHVQNAQEIAEWLDRHPDVATVAYAGLPTSPWYGAASRYAPKGVGAVLSFELKGGVDAGRALVDNLTLFSHLANIGDVRSLVIHPASTTHSQLTPEQQLTTGVTPGLVRLSVGIENVEDLKADLEVGLAAARAVSQAGLRA, via the coding sequence ATGACCGACAACGACGCCGCCCAGTGGCGCTTCGAGACGACGCAGATCCACGCCGGTGCACAGCCGGACCCGACCACGGGTGCCCGCGCGACGCCGATCTACAAGACGACCTCGTACGTCTTCCGGGACTCGGACCACGCGCGTGACCTGTTCGCGCTGGCCACGCCGGGCAACATCTACTCGCGCATCATGAACCCGACGAACGACGTCCTCGAACAGCGCATCGCGGCGCTCGAGGGCGGGTCCGGCGCGCTGCTCGTGGCGAGCGGACAGGCTGCCGAGACCTACGCCGTGCTGAACATCGCTCAGGCGGGCGACCACATCGTGTCCTCGTCGTCGATCTACGGCGGCACCTACAACCTGTTCAAGTACACGCTGGCGCGCCTCGGCATCGAGACCACCTTCGTCGAGGACCAGGACGACCCCGAGGAGTGGCGCCGCGCGGTCCGTCCGAACACGAAGCTGTTCTTCGCCGAGACCATCGGCAACCCGAAGATCAACGTCCTCGACATCACGACGGTCGCGGGCATCGCCCACGAGGCCGGCGTGCCGCTGATCGTGGACAACACCATCGCGACGCCGTACCTGATCCGGCCGTTCGAGCACGGCGCCGACATCGTGGTGCACTCGGCGACGAAGTTCCTCGGCGGACACGGCACGGTCATCGGTGGCGTCATCGTCGACGGTGGCACCTTCCCGTGGTCCGAGCACCCGGAGAAGTTCCCCGAGTTCAACTCCCCGGACCCCTCGTACCACGGGGTGGTCTTCGCCGAGGCCGTCGGCAACGCGCTGGCGTACATCATCAAGGCGCGGGTGCAGCTGCTCCGCGACCTCGGTGCGTCGAACTCCCCCGACACGGCCTTCGCGCTGCTGCAGGGCATCGAGACCCTGTCGCTCCGGATCGAGCGGCACGTGCAGAACGCGCAGGAGATCGCCGAGTGGCTCGACCGGCACCCCGACGTCGCGACGGTGGCGTACGCGGGGCTGCCGACCTCGCCCTGGTACGGCGCGGCCTCGCGGTACGCGCCGAAGGGCGTCGGCGCGGTGCTGTCGTTCGAGCTCAAGGGCGGCGTCGACGCCGGTCGGGCGCTCGTGGACAACCTGACGCTGTTCTCGCACCTGGCGAACATCGGCGACGTGCGGTCCCTCGTGATCCACCCGGCGTCGACCACGCACTCGCAGCTCACGCCCGAGCAGCAGCTGACGACCGGCGTGACCCCGGGGCTGGTGCGACTGTCGGTCGGGATCGAGAACGTCGAGGACCTCAAGGCGGACCTCGAGGTCGGGCTGGCCGCGGCGCGGGCCGTGTCGCAGGCGGGTCTGCGCGCGTAG
- a CDS encoding homoserine O-acetyltransferase, producing MDWQTTPEDSVPSTLVPGAALGTLGKPPVTGAWRPGDHPGARHFVALGEQWVRGGRLPGVRIAYETWGTLNDAHDNAVLVFHALTGDSHVAGDAGPGHRTAGWWDDVVGAGKAIDTDRWFVVAPNMLGGCQGSTGPSSVSPDGVEWGSRFPFVTVRDQVAAQAQLADALGIDRFAAVVGGSMGGMHALEFAASLPDRVARLAVLSTTAQTTADQIAANSLQRAAIQMDPGFAGGDYYEAEAGDGPSRGLSLARRMAMMTYRASDELNGRFDRSWQSDVSPLGEDGRFSVESYLDFHGNKFTRRFDASTYVALTHAMDSHDVGAGRGGVAAALARISATTLVVGISSDRLFPVEDQHRIAAGVPGAIDGDRAAVIESEFGHDGFLIEHDAVGAHLRRLLD from the coding sequence ATGGACTGGCAGACGACTCCCGAGGACTCCGTGCCGTCCACCCTGGTGCCGGGCGCCGCACTCGGCACCCTCGGCAAGCCCCCGGTCACCGGGGCCTGGCGTCCGGGAGACCACCCCGGCGCACGCCACTTCGTCGCACTCGGCGAACAGTGGGTCCGCGGCGGCCGGCTGCCGGGCGTGCGGATCGCGTACGAGACCTGGGGCACCCTGAACGACGCCCACGACAACGCCGTGCTCGTGTTCCACGCCCTCACCGGTGACTCGCACGTGGCTGGCGACGCCGGCCCCGGGCACCGCACCGCCGGGTGGTGGGACGACGTGGTCGGCGCGGGCAAGGCGATCGACACCGATCGCTGGTTCGTCGTCGCGCCGAACATGCTCGGCGGGTGCCAGGGCTCGACGGGGCCGTCGTCGGTGTCGCCGGACGGCGTCGAGTGGGGATCGCGCTTCCCGTTCGTGACCGTGCGCGACCAGGTCGCCGCCCAGGCGCAGCTGGCCGACGCGCTCGGCATCGACCGGTTCGCGGCCGTCGTCGGCGGCTCGATGGGCGGCATGCACGCACTCGAGTTCGCCGCGTCGCTGCCCGACCGCGTGGCCCGGCTCGCCGTCCTGAGCACCACCGCGCAGACGACCGCCGACCAGATCGCGGCGAACTCGCTGCAGCGCGCGGCGATCCAGATGGATCCGGGCTTCGCGGGCGGCGACTACTACGAGGCCGAAGCCGGAGACGGTCCGTCACGCGGGCTCTCGCTGGCGCGGCGGATGGCGATGATGACCTACCGCGCTTCCGACGAGCTCAACGGGCGGTTCGACCGCTCGTGGCAGTCGGACGTCTCCCCGCTCGGCGAGGACGGGCGCTTCTCGGTGGAGAGCTACCTCGACTTCCACGGCAACAAGTTCACGCGGCGCTTCGACGCGTCCACGTACGTCGCTCTGACGCACGCGATGGACTCGCACGACGTCGGGGCCGGTCGGGGTGGGGTCGCTGCGGCGCTCGCACGGATCTCCGCGACGACGCTCGTCGTGGGGATCTCGAGTGACCGGTTGTTCCCGGTCGAGGACCAGCACCGCATCGCGGCGGGCGTGCCCGGGGCGATCGACGGGGACCGGGCAGCGGTGATCGAGAGCGAGTTCGGGCACGACGGGTTCCTCATCGAGCACGACGCCGTCGGGGCGCACCTGCGCCGGCTGCTCGACTGA
- a CDS encoding ATP-binding protein: MELIAQERDRLLRSTTRVVGIICTLVSLVSVLCSFAVPVGPLVAGITCIAVMIGALVVFGVNGAVWCTALTLVSGLAAMVILTSAAAPDVRSVVASGLVPLAAGGLSSLLMAQRGHLAGFGLAALGGVASLAVMANATGTVLSGPVGGTALGWVLTAVVAYWISRSIPRVARRIYSIGTAHRAERQASETEAQRRQGARLLHDTVLATLTLLAHSGVGVSEQAMREQAAEDARLLRHLRLGATPQPQQSGDYSLTRTEESPLGQTLESVKQRFGRMGLEVSWHGTGQVLLPTHVLDAFLLALAECLENVRRHAGVAEAHVTIVHDNDMVRAMVTDSGVGFEIGAIDEERLGFKESVVNRLREVGGDARLFSAPGSGTTVVLEAPR, translated from the coding sequence ATGGAACTCATCGCACAGGAACGTGACCGGCTCCTCCGGTCGACGACCCGTGTCGTCGGCATCATCTGCACGCTCGTCAGCCTGGTGAGCGTCCTCTGCTCCTTCGCCGTCCCGGTCGGCCCGCTCGTCGCGGGGATCACCTGCATCGCCGTGATGATCGGCGCACTGGTCGTGTTCGGGGTGAACGGCGCCGTGTGGTGCACCGCGCTGACGCTCGTTTCCGGCCTCGCCGCCATGGTCATCCTCACCTCGGCCGCTGCGCCGGACGTCCGCTCCGTCGTCGCCAGCGGGCTCGTCCCGCTCGCCGCCGGCGGGCTGTCGTCGCTCCTGATGGCCCAGCGCGGCCACCTGGCCGGGTTCGGCCTGGCCGCCCTCGGCGGCGTCGCGTCGCTGGCGGTCATGGCCAACGCGACCGGCACGGTCCTCAGCGGCCCGGTCGGCGGCACCGCGCTCGGCTGGGTCCTCACCGCGGTCGTCGCCTACTGGATCTCGCGCAGCATCCCCCGGGTGGCCCGCCGCATCTACAGCATCGGCACCGCGCACCGCGCCGAGCGCCAGGCCAGCGAGACCGAGGCACAGCGCCGCCAGGGCGCGCGTCTGCTGCACGACACCGTCCTGGCCACGCTGACCCTGCTCGCGCACTCCGGGGTCGGGGTGTCCGAACAGGCCATGCGCGAGCAGGCCGCCGAGGACGCCCGGCTGCTCCGCCACCTGCGCCTCGGTGCGACCCCGCAGCCGCAGCAGTCCGGCGACTACTCCCTCACCCGCACCGAGGAGTCCCCCCTCGGCCAGACGCTCGAGTCGGTCAAGCAGCGCTTCGGGCGGATGGGGCTCGAGGTGAGCTGGCACGGCACCGGGCAGGTGCTGCTGCCGACGCACGTCCTCGACGCGTTCCTGCTGGCCCTCGCGGAGTGCCTGGAGAACGTCCGTCGACACGCCGGCGTCGCCGAGGCGCACGTCACGATCGTCCACGACAACGACATGGTCCGGGCGATGGTCACGGACTCCGGTGTCGGGTTCGAGATCGGCGCGATCGACGAGGAACGGCTCGGGTTCAAGGAGAGCGTCGTCAACCGCCTGCGCGAGGTCGGCGGCGACGCGCGCCTCTTCTCCGCGCCGGGCTCCGGCACCACGGTCGTCCTGGAGGCACCACGATGA
- a CDS encoding response regulator transcription factor, with amino-acid sequence MATPEQPIRLALVDDHKMLLGALTEWIRGAADDITLVAAVTTWPELLTSPAFPVDVVLLDLDLKDSIPVSLKISTLKTAGVKTVVMSTYSEPNVVREALGSGALGYLVKSEDADMIVEAIRSAQRGEQYVSAELDLAINSGDVGGVPKLSAQERRVMALYGGGEPVKSVAYQLGISEETAKSYLKRIREKYRVAGFDVGTKVALRKRAITDGIIFEDGSPHGL; translated from the coding sequence ATGGCGACTCCAGAGCAACCGATCCGACTCGCGCTCGTCGACGACCACAAGATGCTCCTCGGCGCGCTCACCGAGTGGATCCGCGGCGCCGCGGACGACATCACGCTCGTCGCCGCCGTGACGACCTGGCCGGAGCTGCTCACCAGCCCCGCGTTCCCGGTCGACGTGGTGCTCCTCGACCTCGACCTCAAGGACTCGATCCCGGTCTCGTTGAAGATCTCGACGCTCAAGACCGCCGGTGTGAAGACCGTCGTCATGAGCACGTACTCGGAACCGAACGTCGTCCGCGAGGCCCTGGGCTCCGGCGCGCTCGGGTACCTGGTCAAGAGCGAGGACGCCGACATGATCGTCGAGGCGATCCGCTCTGCCCAGCGCGGCGAGCAGTACGTCTCCGCCGAGCTCGACCTGGCGATCAACAGCGGTGACGTGGGCGGCGTGCCGAAGCTCAGCGCGCAGGAGCGCCGCGTCATGGCGCTGTACGGCGGCGGCGAGCCCGTCAAGAGCGTGGCGTACCAGCTCGGGATCTCCGAGGAGACCGCGAAGAGCTACCTCAAGCGCATCCGCGAGAAGTACCGCGTCGCCGGATTCGACGTCGGCACGAAGGTGGCCTTGCGCAAGCGCGCCATCACCGACGGCATCATCTTCGAGGACGGCAGCCCGCACGGCCTGTAG
- a CDS encoding MFS transporter, with translation MSQLSPARRALAITALALGGFAIGSTEFVAMGLLPNIAQALLPAQYGADPDAGIAHAGWLVSAYALGVVVGAPTIAAMSARFPRKGLLLVLLVGFVVATVASALLPSFGLVLVARFVAGLPHGAYFGIASIVAGDIMGPGKRGKGIAMVLLGLSVANVVGVPAITWVGQNAGWRVAYGVVAVLFVATFLAVAVFVPRSARDQSASIGRELRAFRVPQVWLVMGLGAVGFGGFFAVYSYISPLVTNVTGLPEAVVPLVLVVVGLGMVVGGVLGGHLADRSVKRTIYIGMLSLIVSLLFMVLTAQWTVGVFVGAFLLGATSSAIPPAVQSRLMDMAGDARTIAAALNHSAFNIGNSLGAALGGAVIAAGFGFVAPGWLGIVLALLGVGMTAISYGVERRSTERARSSGRHPSTGPITAPVPTV, from the coding sequence ATGTCCCAGCTCTCGCCGGCGCGTCGCGCGCTCGCCATCACCGCACTCGCCCTGGGTGGCTTCGCCATCGGGTCGACCGAGTTCGTCGCGATGGGGCTCCTGCCGAACATCGCGCAGGCACTGCTGCCGGCGCAGTACGGTGCCGACCCGGATGCCGGGATCGCGCACGCCGGATGGCTCGTCAGCGCCTACGCGCTCGGCGTCGTCGTCGGTGCGCCGACCATCGCCGCGATGAGCGCGCGGTTCCCGCGCAAGGGCCTGTTGCTCGTGCTGCTCGTCGGCTTCGTCGTCGCCACGGTCGCCAGCGCGCTGCTGCCCTCGTTCGGCCTGGTGCTCGTCGCCCGCTTCGTCGCCGGACTGCCGCACGGGGCCTACTTCGGCATCGCGTCCATCGTCGCGGGGGACATCATGGGCCCGGGCAAGCGCGGCAAGGGCATCGCGATGGTGCTGCTCGGACTCTCCGTCGCCAACGTCGTGGGCGTCCCCGCGATCACCTGGGTCGGTCAGAACGCCGGGTGGCGCGTGGCCTACGGCGTGGTCGCGGTGCTGTTCGTCGCCACCTTCCTGGCAGTCGCAGTGTTCGTCCCGCGGTCCGCCCGCGACCAGAGCGCATCGATCGGTCGTGAGCTCCGCGCCTTCCGCGTGCCGCAGGTCTGGCTCGTGATGGGTCTGGGCGCCGTCGGGTTCGGCGGGTTCTTCGCCGTCTACTCGTACATCTCGCCGCTCGTCACGAACGTCACCGGGCTGCCCGAGGCCGTCGTTCCGCTCGTGCTCGTGGTGGTCGGGCTCGGCATGGTCGTCGGCGGTGTGCTCGGCGGGCACCTCGCCGACCGCAGTGTCAAGCGCACGATCTACATCGGCATGCTGTCGCTGATCGTGTCGCTGCTCTTCATGGTCCTCACCGCGCAGTGGACCGTCGGCGTGTTCGTCGGGGCCTTCCTGCTCGGAGCCACCTCGTCCGCCATCCCGCCGGCGGTGCAGTCGCGCCTGATGGACATGGCGGGGGATGCGCGGACCATCGCGGCGGCGCTCAACCACTCGGCGTTCAACATCGGCAACTCCCTCGGCGCGGCCCTCGGTGGTGCGGTCATCGCCGCAGGGTTCGGCTTCGTGGCCCCGGGGTGGCTCGGCATCGTGCTCGCGCTGCTCGGTGTCGGGATGACCGCGATCAGCTACGGCGTCGAACGTCGGTCCACCGAGCGTGCACGGTCCTCCGGTCGGCACCCGTCCACGGGCCCGATCACGGCGCCCGTCCCCACCGTCTGA
- a CDS encoding thiamine-binding protein produces MIVAFSVAPSGGPSAQSDGSVHDAVAAAVRVVRESGLPNRTSSMFTEVEGDWDAVMDVVKRATEAVGAYGTRVSLVLKADIRPGHTGELDGKVARLEQALGDGS; encoded by the coding sequence ATGATCGTCGCCTTCTCCGTCGCTCCGTCCGGTGGTCCCTCCGCGCAGTCGGACGGGTCCGTGCACGACGCCGTCGCCGCTGCCGTCCGTGTCGTCCGCGAGTCCGGGCTGCCCAACCGCACGTCGTCGATGTTCACCGAGGTCGAGGGCGACTGGGACGCGGTGATGGACGTCGTGAAGCGCGCGACCGAGGCCGTCGGCGCGTACGGCACGCGGGTGTCGCTGGTGCTGAAGGCCGACATCCGACCGGGCCACACTGGGGAGCTCGACGGCAAGGTGGCGCGGCTGGAGCAGGCGCTCGGGGACGGTTCCTGA
- a CDS encoding glycosyltransferase 87 family protein, which translates to MQQSRWFAPVGATVAFLAVHAVLWWLATTMPNQPIGDVEITYRRWIATGLTDHVWVGTDTAWVYPILALLPMAAAAIGGVEHIATGWLALMVVLDAVACLFLWRFRALGVRVVWWWLVFLLALGPIGLGRIDTVATAVAMVGVCFVATRPAVASAVFTVAAWVKVWPAALVGVLLVLRRGHRRGVVVGALTVTAIVVLVDVLFGGATFLLSFVGQQSGRALQIESPLATPFMWAAAAHVPGAAVYYDTGILTFEVSGTGTHLAAALSTPLMAVVVLGGVGLAAWAVGRGARRADVAPVLALVLVAALVATNKVGSPQYVGWFAVPIVWGLVAGRGSARRFLPVAVAALPMALLTQVVYPGYYDQVLTVQPWILVVLTIRNALEVGVLVWAIVTVVRLGLAGQRTGGTDNAVGARAGVPRGRMGA; encoded by the coding sequence GTGCAGCAGTCCAGGTGGTTCGCACCCGTCGGTGCCACGGTCGCCTTCCTGGCTGTCCACGCCGTGCTCTGGTGGCTCGCCACCACGATGCCCAACCAGCCGATCGGCGACGTCGAGATCACCTACCGACGGTGGATCGCGACCGGGTTGACCGACCACGTCTGGGTCGGCACCGACACCGCCTGGGTCTACCCGATCCTCGCGCTCCTGCCGATGGCCGCGGCGGCGATCGGCGGCGTCGAGCACATCGCCACCGGGTGGCTCGCGCTGATGGTCGTGCTCGACGCGGTGGCCTGCCTGTTCCTCTGGCGGTTCCGCGCGCTCGGCGTGCGTGTCGTCTGGTGGTGGCTGGTGTTCCTGCTCGCGCTCGGCCCGATCGGGCTGGGGCGGATCGACACCGTGGCGACGGCCGTCGCGATGGTCGGTGTGTGCTTCGTCGCGACCCGGCCCGCCGTGGCCTCCGCCGTGTTCACCGTCGCCGCCTGGGTCAAGGTGTGGCCGGCGGCGCTCGTCGGCGTGCTGCTGGTGCTGCGGCGCGGCCACCGTCGCGGCGTGGTCGTCGGGGCCTTGACCGTCACCGCGATCGTCGTCCTGGTCGACGTGCTGTTCGGCGGGGCGACGTTCCTGCTGTCGTTCGTCGGCCAGCAGTCCGGTCGTGCGCTCCAGATCGAGTCGCCGCTCGCGACGCCGTTCATGTGGGCGGCCGCCGCGCACGTGCCCGGTGCGGCGGTCTACTACGACACCGGCATCCTGACGTTCGAGGTCTCGGGGACCGGCACGCACCTGGCCGCGGCGCTCTCGACGCCGCTGATGGCCGTCGTGGTGCTCGGCGGGGTGGGGCTGGCGGCTTGGGCGGTCGGACGCGGCGCCCGTCGCGCGGACGTGGCTCCGGTGCTCGCGCTGGTGCTCGTCGCGGCGCTCGTCGCGACGAACAAGGTCGGGTCGCCGCAGTACGTCGGGTGGTTCGCGGTGCCGATCGTGTGGGGGCTGGTCGCGGGGCGGGGGAGCGCTCGTCGCTTCCTGCCGGTGGCGGTCGCTGCGCTGCCGATGGCGCTGCTGACCCAGGTGGTCTACCCCGGTTACTACGACCAGGTGCTCACCGTGCAGCCCTGGATCCTCGTGGTGCTGACGATCCGCAACGCCCTCGAGGTCGGTGTGCTGGTCTGGGCCATCGTCACGGTGGTACGGCTGGGGCTCGCCGGGCAACGGACGGGTGGCACGGACAACGCCGTCGGTGCGCGCGCCGGGGTGCCGCGGGGCAGGATGGGCGCATGA